A segment of the Rhodothermales bacterium genome:
TGACAGCAAAGACGGCGGTCAGCACGAGTGCGGACAGATAAGACAGTACATGCATAGGGGAGCTCGTTTGGATTGCAAGGCCGAGCACACCCACTGTCAGCACCATAGAAAGCAAAAAGACCGGCCAGAGAGGCACGAACGTTGCCGATCTTCGATCGTACTGATTGTACTAGATCGACTCACGATACAAAACGCGAACCGGGCCTGGCAAGGGGCGCTGCAGGGTCTGTGCTCTTTTCCTTACTAGACAGGCCGGCTTGCCTCCGCATAACGTCAGACCGGCCCCTATCCCGTAACGAACATGTAACGAAGGAATAGCACTCCCGCAGGCGGGGTCTAAAAATCGCCTTTCGACGCCGGCCTATGCCGCGTTCTCATCGGATCAAAACCCACATCGCCATGCGACATCTAGCCCTTGCTCTTCTTTTCCTGGCACTGCTCGGCGGCCGGGAAGCCTCGGCGCAATCCACGCCGTCAATTGACCCCGCACAACGGCAGGAGGCCATGCGCGCCCTGCACGTCATCCGAGCGGAACTTGCCGGCATGCCGGCCGCCAACGACGCCGCCAAACAGGCCGCAGACGACTCGGTAGGCGTCGGCGTCGTCGCCGGCATCGTGCAGGGGCCGGCCGACCCGGCCAGCGCCTGGGTGCTGGTGGTGGCGGCGCGGTTGCTGGACAACCCGACCGCCTGGCAGCTCGTGCCGGTAGACGCGGACGGGGCGTACCGCGCCATGAACCTGTCGCCCGGCGAATATTACCTCATGGCCGGCGCCGACGGATACCAGGCCCAGTTCTTCCGCCAGTCCTACGACCTCTTCAACGCCGAGCAGATTCCCGTAGGGCCCGACCTCGTGATGGAAGGCATCGACTTCTTCCTCGAGCCGCTCCAGGTGGGCTCGGGCGCCATCGAAGGGACCGTCTTCGCCGCCGACGGAGCAACGCCGCTTGCGCGCGCCGAGGTCGTCGTCTATCCGCGCGATCAGCCCTATCGGGGGACGACGGTCACGACCGACGCCGACGGCACGTACCGCATCGACAACCTGTACGCCGGCAACTACATCGTGGAAGCCTGGGCGGCCGGCTATTTTCACCAGTTCTACGACGGCGTCGAGCGCATGGACCTCGCCACCGCCGTGCCCGTTGGATCCGACGCGACGGTCTCGGGCATCGATTTTCGGCTCGAACGCAGCGGGTCCATCTCGGGCACCGTCTCTTCCCCGGACGGCAGCCCCATTCCCAACGCCTCGATCTACGTACAGACCGACTTCACGATGCCGCCGGACTCGATGTATATCGATCCCATTTACTGGGCCGGCACGGACGAGGAGGGACGCTTCACGGTGACCGGCCTGAGTGCCGGCCAGTACCTGGTGCAGGCGCAGGCATACGGCCAGTGGTTCACTGTCTATGCCTGGTATGACGGCGTGACGCGGATCGAGGACGCCACGCCGGTCGCCGTCGAGAACGGACGCGATACGCCCGGCATCGACTTCGAGCTCGACCTCGTGGGCACCACGGGTAGCATCTCCGGCACGGTGACCACCGCCGACGGCGAGCCGGCGCGCGAAGCGTATCTGCGCCTCGAACCGTTCAGCGACGTGCCCATCTACCTCTCCGCCTTCGCCCGCACCGACGAAAACGGCACCTATACGTTCGAGAACATCCCCGTCGGCTCCTATCGCGTAGCGCTCGATTACTGGACCGACGTGTTTTACACGACGATCTGGTATGATCAGGTCTACCGCTGGGAAGAAGCCACGCCGGTCGACGTGCAGGAGAATGAGACGACCGCCGGCATCGACTTCACGCTGCCCCGCGCCGACGGCGTCATCGAGGGGCGAGTCGTGGATCAGGATGGCCATCCGGTCGCGGGCGCCTACGTCTTCTCATCGCCCGGAAGCTACGTCTATCCCATGGATATCGGATTCGGGATGGCCTTCGGGATGACGGACAGCGACGGCCGGTACACCATTCAGCGGCTGATCGATGGCGAATATTATGTCTGGACCTCATCCTGCCTGTTCTGGCAGTGCATCGAACGATGGTGGCCGGACTCGCCGTCGTTCGTGGGCGCGGAACCGGTCGTTTTGAAGGACGGGATGTCCGACCCGGCGGAGGTCGACTTCAAGCTGCCCCTCACCCAGGGCGCGGCGTCGATCTCGGGCACCGTGCACCATGTGGACGGCCGCGCGCTGGCCGGCGCCTACGTGACGGTCTCCTGGGCCAGCGACGCGGCGCGTCCGGACGATCCGGTCTGGTATGCCGAACAGCAAACGCAGACGGACAGCCTGGGCGCCTACCGGTTCGACTACCTCCCGGCTGGCACCTACACCGTCAATGCCTCCTACTGGGAGGAAGGCGGCTATGCGGCGCAATGGTTTGACGGCGCGGACACGCCGGCCGACGCCACGCCGATCGAACTGGCCGACGGCGATGTACGCGACGAGATAAACTTCAAGCTCGACGTGCGTTCGATCTACGGCACGCTGGCCGGCGTCGTCACCTTCGACGACAACACCCCGGCCGGCGGCGCCTATGTCGAGGTATCTCCCTACTACTGGGACTACGCCGCGTGGCCCATAAACCCCGTTCCGTATTACACGCTTACGCTCGACTCGGGCGAGTTCGAGATTGCCGGCCTGCCGAACGGGACGTACTTCGTGAATGTGTTCGCGCAGGGCGGGCGGATGATCGAAAACATCGACCCCGCCGGCGTATCGGGGTACATCGTCGAGATCGTGGGCGGTGAGACGACCCGTGCAGCCCTCGCGCTGATGCGGGTGGAAGAGGGTGAAGGCGCCATCGCCGGGCAGGTCACGACGCAGGACAGCGTCGCCCTCGACTTCGCCATCGTCCAGGCCATGGTGGATGACGACCCGAACCGCATCTTTACGGCGATCGCCGACACGCGGGGCGCCTATGAGTTCGCCGCGCTACCGGAGGGCGAGTACGTCGTCTGGAGCTTCGCCCCATACCATGCCCTCGAATACTTCGACGACACCTACGAGCCGTCCGACGCGACGCGGCTTTCCGTGCGCAACGGCGCGCAGCTTGCCGGCATCGACTTCGACCTGATGCCGGTCTATTACCGCGCATCGCCTGAAGACGATGGCGCGAGCCCGGAAAACAGCAGCTACATTTTCGGCCAGGTGACGGACGCGAGTGGTGACGCGATCGACGGCGCGACGGTTTACGCGCTTAATGCGTCGGGCGATGTGCTGAGTTCCGTCCGCACCCATGCCGACGGGATGTACGAGATCGCCGGCGTTACACCGGGCGCGGGTATCCGCCTCAAGGCCGCGCATCCCGGCTACGCCAGCCGATTCCACGACGGCGCCGCCACCCTCGACGCGGCGGCCAACCTGGAACTGAGCGCGGGGCGCTTCGAGATCAACTTCGCGCTCGTCGCGGGCACCAGCGTGGGGGTTGACCGCGATCCCGAGCTTCCGGCCGGCATCGCGTTGCGAGGCAACTACCCGAACCCGTTCAACCCGGAAACGCAAATCGCCTTCTCGGTCGCCGAGCCGATGACCGTCACCGTCACGATCTACGACGCGCTGGGCCGCCGCGTAACCGAACTATTCCGCGGCGCGGTCTCCGCCGGCGACACGCAACTCCGCTGGGATGCAACCGGCTCCGCCGGCGAGGCCATGCCGAGCGGGATCTACTTCTACCGGATAGAAGCCCAGGGCAGCGCACAGACCGGCACCATGACCCTGCTGCGCTAGCGTTGGCCCCCTCCCGTCATCCCGAGCAGCGCGAGCGCGCAGCGAGCACTTGACAAGGGACCTCCCGGCATGGCAACACGCTGTGCTTCGCCGGGAGGTCCCTCGGGTTTCCGCGCCCCCGTCATCCCGAGCAGCGCGAGCGCGCAGCGAGCGCTTGACGAGGGACCGCCCGGCATGGCAACACGCTGTGCAAGGCCGGGGGGTCCCTCGGGTTTCCGCGATTCCATCGCGGCTCGGGATGACTGGGTTTTTTACCGCACCCCGTCATCCCGAGCAGCGCGAGCGCGCAGCGAGCGCTTGACGAGGGACCGCACGGACTGGCAACACGTGTGAAAGGCTGGGGGGTCCCTCGGAATTCCGCGATTGCATCGCGGCTCGGGATGACGGGGTTTAAGAGGAGGCATCGGTCGCTCAAATCAGGTCCCCCTTTAAATCATTCATGTGGGGGTTTTCCTTCAGTATCAATGCGAGCTTTTTCTCTCGCCGCCATGACTTGATCTGTTTCTCCCGTGCGATGGCTTCACTCGGATTCTCGAATGCCTCGGCGTAGACCAGGTCTGTCGCCCGGTATTTGGATGTAAAAGCACTTCCTTTTCCCGAGAGATGTCTCTGCAGCCGGTATGCCAGATTGTTGGTGATACCGGTGTATAGCACCGTGCGCCGGCGATTGCTCAGGATGTACACATAAAAGCTGCGGGCCATGTCTTTACCAGGGTTTTTGCACCTGCTAGACACAAAAATGACCGCCCGCGTACCGTGTGCATTAAAAATGCGAGGCTTTGCAAGGCCGGGGAGTCCCTCGGATTGCCGCGCCCCGTCATCCCGAGCAGCGCGAGCGGATAGCGAGCGCTTGACGAGGGACCTCCCGGCATGGCAACACGCTGTGCAAGGCCGGGGGGTCCCTCGGATTGCCGCGCCCCGTCATCCCGAGCAGCGCGAGCGGATAGCGAGCGCTTGACGAGGGACCGCACGGCATGGCAACACGCTGTGCAAGGCCGGGAGGTCCCTCGGATCTCCGCGATTTCATCGCGGCTCGGGATGACTGGGTTTTTTACCGCCTCCCGTCATCGCGAGCGGATAGCGAGCGCTTGACGAGGGACCGCCCGGCCTTGAATTCGGTCTGGCGGGACGCTGTGCAAGGCCGGGAGGTCCCTCGGATTTCCGCGATTCCATCGCGACTCGGGATGACTGGGTTTTTTACCGCCTCCCGTCATTGCGAGCGGATAGCGAGCGCTTGACGGGGGTTATGATGGGGTTTCGGCTAGCAGTACGGCGCGGATGGGGGCGGGGTGGCCATCGATGGTTCGCGTCGCGTCGTGGGGATCGAGGGCTTCGGCGAGGGAATCGAAGCGCATCCAGGCTGTGCGGCGTTGCTCTTCGGTGCGCGTCGGGGCGACATCGACTACGCGAACGTGGCGATACCCGCAGCGCCGCAGCCAGCCGGCCAGCGTCTGCGGCGTGGGCAGGAACCAGATGTTGCGCATCCGCGCATACCGGTCCACCGGCACCAGCGTGGCGCCGTTGGGCCCTTCGATGACCAGCGTCTCCAGCACCAGCTCGCCACCCGGCCGCAGCAGCGACTTGAGTTGCAGCAGGTGATCCATGGGCGAGCGGCGGTGGTGCAGGACGCCCATCGAAAACACCGTATCGAACCCGGTCAACCCCGGGGGCAGCTCCTCGATGCCCAGCGGCAGCACGTGAACGGGAGGTTCCGGCGCATACCGCCGCATCGCGGCAAACTGGGCGACAAACACCAGGTACGGATCGATCCCCACGACGAGATCCGCGCCTGCGCCGGCCATCCGCCACGCGTGATACCCGTTGCCGCAGCCGACATCCAGGATGCGCCGCCCCCGCAGCGGCGCGACATGCGGCGCGAGGCGATCCCACTTCCAGTCGGACCTCCACTCGGTGTCGATCCGCACGCCGAACAGGTCGAACGGCCCTTTGCGCCACGGATG
Coding sequences within it:
- a CDS encoding GIY-YIG nuclease family protein; protein product: MARSFYVYILSNRRRTVLYTGITNNLAYRLQRHLSGKGSAFTSKYRATDLVYAEAFENPSEAIAREKQIKSWRREKKLALILKENPHMNDLKGDLI
- the cmoB gene encoding tRNA 5-methoxyuridine(34)/uridine 5-oxyacetic acid(34) synthase CmoB, whose amino-acid sequence is MIDYAPLYERLMTTPMAGWLDTLRAQVGERLAEERHGDLAGWIAALDALPRARPSSIDLTSASVRIGGADDLDDEGRRRLVDGLQVLHPWRKGPFDLFGVRIDTEWRSDWKWDRLAPHVAPLRGRRILDVGCGNGYHAWRMAGAGADLVVGIDPYLVFVAQFAAMRRYAPEPPVHVLPLGIEELPPGLTGFDTVFSMGVLHHRRSPMDHLLQLKSLLRPGGELVLETLVIEGPNGATLVPVDRYARMRNIWFLPTPQTLAGWLRRCGYRHVRVVDVAPTRTEEQRRTAWMRFDSLAEALDPHDATRTIDGHPAPIRAVLLAETPS
- a CDS encoding carboxypeptidase regulatory-like domain-containing protein — translated: MRHLALALLFLALLGGREASAQSTPSIDPAQRQEAMRALHVIRAELAGMPAANDAAKQAADDSVGVGVVAGIVQGPADPASAWVLVVAARLLDNPTAWQLVPVDADGAYRAMNLSPGEYYLMAGADGYQAQFFRQSYDLFNAEQIPVGPDLVMEGIDFFLEPLQVGSGAIEGTVFAADGATPLARAEVVVYPRDQPYRGTTVTTDADGTYRIDNLYAGNYIVEAWAAGYFHQFYDGVERMDLATAVPVGSDATVSGIDFRLERSGSISGTVSSPDGSPIPNASIYVQTDFTMPPDSMYIDPIYWAGTDEEGRFTVTGLSAGQYLVQAQAYGQWFTVYAWYDGVTRIEDATPVAVENGRDTPGIDFELDLVGTTGSISGTVTTADGEPAREAYLRLEPFSDVPIYLSAFARTDENGTYTFENIPVGSYRVALDYWTDVFYTTIWYDQVYRWEEATPVDVQENETTAGIDFTLPRADGVIEGRVVDQDGHPVAGAYVFSSPGSYVYPMDIGFGMAFGMTDSDGRYTIQRLIDGEYYVWTSSCLFWQCIERWWPDSPSFVGAEPVVLKDGMSDPAEVDFKLPLTQGAASISGTVHHVDGRALAGAYVTVSWASDAARPDDPVWYAEQQTQTDSLGAYRFDYLPAGTYTVNASYWEEGGYAAQWFDGADTPADATPIELADGDVRDEINFKLDVRSIYGTLAGVVTFDDNTPAGGAYVEVSPYYWDYAAWPINPVPYYTLTLDSGEFEIAGLPNGTYFVNVFAQGGRMIENIDPAGVSGYIVEIVGGETTRAALALMRVEEGEGAIAGQVTTQDSVALDFAIVQAMVDDDPNRIFTAIADTRGAYEFAALPEGEYVVWSFAPYHALEYFDDTYEPSDATRLSVRNGAQLAGIDFDLMPVYYRASPEDDGASPENSSYIFGQVTDASGDAIDGATVYALNASGDVLSSVRTHADGMYEIAGVTPGAGIRLKAAHPGYASRFHDGAATLDAAANLELSAGRFEINFALVAGTSVGVDRDPELPAGIALRGNYPNPFNPETQIAFSVAEPMTVTVTIYDALGRRVTELFRGAVSAGDTQLRWDATGSAGEAMPSGIYFYRIEAQGSAQTGTMTLLR